The Solibacillus daqui genome has a segment encoding these proteins:
- a CDS encoding DUF4083 family protein has translation MEAILQFIPIVAVFGLIILFFISFTLFIRRLLINSSVKSNNANKIGNKLDMLIEQNEKIISLLKEKE, from the coding sequence ATGGAAGCAATTCTACAATTTATCCCGATAGTCGCTGTATTTGGTCTAATTATTTTATTTTTTATTTCTTTTACTCTTTTTATAAGAAGATTACTTATTAATTCTTCAGTAAAAAGTAATAATGCTAATAAGATTGGAAATAAACTCGATATGCTAATAGAACAAAATGAAAAGATAATTTCACTATTAAAAGAGAAAGAGTAG
- a CDS encoding nucleoside triphosphate pyrophosphohydrolase, producing the protein MPVYNKLVRDKILEIIEADGLAYNARILERNELLYEVKAKMIEEAKEFHTANSTHESVEELADVLELVHTALSTLGVTFEELEEVRQQKKEIRGGFEKAIYLIDIEDK; encoded by the coding sequence ATGCCTGTGTATAATAAGTTAGTAAGAGATAAGATTTTAGAAATTATCGAAGCAGATGGGTTAGCTTATAACGCACGAATATTGGAGCGTAATGAACTTTTATATGAAGTTAAGGCGAAAATGATTGAAGAAGCTAAAGAGTTTCATACGGCAAATAGTACTCATGAGAGCGTTGAAGAATTAGCTGATGTATTAGAGTTAGTACATACAGCTCTTAGTACATTAGGTGTGACCTTTGAAGAACTTGAAGAAGTGCGGCAGCAAAAAAAGGAAATACGTGGAGGCTTTGAAAAAGCAATTTACTTGATTGATATAGAAGACAAGTAA
- a CDS encoding DUF6612 family protein has protein sequence MKKRYSLAILALVVFVLAAFGYFAKLLIETHGESNLTLQQVYKKAMKRQHTLKNVHADVDMEQQTEMTVDGVTVHFSTSSDLVMEIQQKPMAMYTKGTVAMEMEGESMEMPMEMYMSKSDGFYLLTGEENQWSKIPKNDYDQVLAQTGAKPDATAQLKKLKRFTNDFEFKQDDTSYFLTLNLEGDKFKEFIVDQLGSVIEGTVEMTSETVEAMSFEDSKYELVINKDTFDTNEIHMDITILMDIEGQLAQIKNDASIKYSKFDELDEITVPKEVKDNAVY, from the coding sequence TTGAAGAAACGGTACTCTCTCGCTATATTGGCGTTGGTTGTGTTTGTACTAGCTGCATTTGGTTATTTTGCGAAATTACTTATTGAAACTCACGGAGAATCAAACTTAACACTCCAACAGGTTTATAAAAAAGCAATGAAGCGTCAACATACATTGAAAAATGTACATGCTGATGTTGATATGGAACAACAAACGGAAATGACTGTGGACGGGGTAACAGTTCATTTTTCAACTTCTTCTGATTTAGTAATGGAAATTCAGCAAAAACCAATGGCGATGTATACGAAGGGAACGGTCGCGATGGAGATGGAAGGCGAATCGATGGAAATGCCAATGGAAATGTATATGAGCAAATCTGATGGCTTTTATTTATTAACTGGTGAAGAAAATCAATGGTCCAAAATTCCAAAAAACGATTATGATCAAGTACTTGCGCAAACAGGAGCAAAACCTGATGCGACAGCCCAGCTAAAAAAATTGAAGCGGTTCACTAATGATTTTGAATTCAAACAAGACGATACGAGCTATTTCCTAACACTGAATTTGGAAGGGGATAAATTTAAAGAATTTATTGTCGATCAACTTGGTTCGGTAATTGAGGGAACAGTTGAAATGACGAGTGAGACAGTAGAAGCTATGTCGTTCGAAGACTCGAAATATGAGCTTGTTATTAACAAAGATACTTTTGATACAAACGAGATTCATATGGATATCACCATATTAATGGATATTGAAGGCCAGCTAGCGCAAATTAAAAATGATGCATCTATTAAATACTCGAAATTTGACGAATTAGATGAAATTACTGTACCAAAAGAAGTAAAGGACAACGCAGTTTATTAA
- a CDS encoding CobW family GTP-binding protein, whose product MKDVYLFSGFLGSGKTSMLTDVIRQLKEAGLKPAVIMNELGKLPFDSQAVEEDVPLKEMLEGCICCSGAEKTEAQIQSLLHDQEFDVLIIETTGAAHPVEALDAVYSPLFADKLNIKGIVTVADSKLWLDRASLTPQVRSLFMEQIRHAHLLLANKSDLLSESEQAQVVYELQGFNAKAFILQTTNGRVPLKLLQNMQSTAQITKDDIVSARIGDSFNLGSRLISFQTSFTQEQFENWVRSLPETVYRMKGYVQIEGVKNPMLFQYAYGMVQWLPEYVKMAPNLVMIGENIKDVTIIGE is encoded by the coding sequence ATGAAAGATGTATATTTATTTAGCGGATTTTTAGGGAGTGGCAAAACGTCGATGTTAACGGATGTCATTCGTCAATTGAAGGAAGCCGGTTTAAAGCCAGCTGTTATTATGAACGAGCTAGGAAAACTGCCATTTGATTCGCAAGCAGTAGAAGAAGACGTACCATTAAAAGAAATGTTGGAGGGTTGTATTTGCTGTAGCGGCGCTGAAAAAACGGAGGCTCAAATTCAATCATTATTACATGACCAAGAATTTGATGTATTAATTATTGAAACAACGGGCGCAGCTCACCCAGTTGAAGCATTAGATGCCGTGTATTCACCGTTATTTGCTGATAAATTAAATATTAAAGGCATTGTCACTGTAGCGGATAGTAAACTATGGCTAGACCGCGCAAGTTTAACTCCTCAAGTGCGCTCGTTATTTATGGAGCAAATTCGCCACGCGCATTTACTACTAGCAAACAAATCTGATTTATTATCAGAATCAGAGCAAGCGCAAGTGGTATATGAATTACAAGGTTTTAACGCAAAAGCATTCATTTTACAAACGACGAATGGGCGAGTGCCATTAAAGCTTTTACAAAACATGCAGTCAACTGCGCAAATTACAAAAGATGATATCGTGTCAGCACGCATTGGCGACAGCTTTAACTTAGGCTCACGTTTAATTTCGTTTCAAACTAGCTTCACCCAAGAGCAGTTCGAAAACTGGGTACGTAGCTTACCAGAAACGGTGTATCGTATGAAGGGGTATGTGCAAATTGAAGGTGTTAAAAACCCGATGCTATTCCAATATGCTTATGGAATGGTGCAATGGCTGCCAGAATACGTGAAAATGGCGCCGAATTTAGTGATGATTGGAGAAAATATTAAAGACGTTACGATAATTGGTGAATAG
- a CDS encoding GNAT family N-acetyltransferase produces MKIQKYTPEYEDSWLRCRVLAYLYTSLYEDVETSKPTFEGRPSIELIAIEDGIVVGLLDMVLDTDELKTSFLAKGLGAFLKVIAVHPDYQSKGIGRKLYETALIELESTPIEFIELYTRGDEQANNFYKKLEFELFLETYDVFGVEIGLSKPISINGIENKKLMATYENGETCDYILVDGVYEVYDLKALDNIDYDRYYPARGYYKKIK; encoded by the coding sequence ATGAAAATACAAAAATATACACCAGAATATGAAGATAGCTGGCTTCGTTGTAGAGTATTAGCATATTTATATACATCTTTGTACGAAGATGTTGAAACGTCAAAACCAACATTTGAAGGGCGTCCATCCATTGAGTTAATAGCAATAGAAGATGGAATTGTAGTCGGGCTGCTAGACATGGTACTTGATACAGACGAATTAAAAACATCATTTTTAGCAAAAGGCTTAGGTGCGTTTTTAAAAGTCATTGCTGTTCATCCAGATTACCAATCTAAAGGAATTGGACGGAAATTATATGAAACGGCTCTAATAGAACTCGAAAGTACTCCTATTGAATTCATAGAATTGTACACACGGGGAGATGAACAAGCTAATAATTTTTATAAAAAATTAGAGTTTGAGTTATTTTTAGAAACGTATGACGTATTTGGAGTGGAAATAGGATTAAGTAAACCTATTTCTATAAATGGAATAGAAAATAAAAAGCTTATGGCAACATATGAAAACGGTGAGACGTGTGATTATATCCTAGTCGATGGTGTATATGAAGTATACGATTTAAAAGCACTAGATAACATTGACTATGACCGTTATTACCCAGCACGAGGATATTACAAAAAAATAAAATAA
- a CDS encoding RND transporter yields MSKEVGKIFVERLTTNSDPLSNIVTVHLFCENAINCLIKARGIGVEDFSKRNRGETYIPILDSNYSTKLYFVYSMGFIDQKLYDNLRLLNHWRNKAAHNIHEEIKKLPMDFHISSDNEKKIAPESTENEIVIGVAFATYVELHKFIEEHYDIKL; encoded by the coding sequence ATGAGTAAAGAAGTAGGGAAAATATTTGTAGAAAGATTAACGACGAATAGCGACCCATTATCAAATATTGTGACCGTTCACCTTTTTTGTGAAAATGCGATTAACTGCTTGATAAAAGCAAGGGGAATCGGTGTAGAAGATTTTTCTAAAAGAAATAGAGGAGAAACCTACATCCCTATATTAGATTCAAATTATTCTACAAAATTATATTTTGTATACTCAATGGGTTTCATTGATCAAAAACTGTATGATAATTTACGGTTGCTCAACCATTGGAGAAATAAAGCAGCCCACAATATACATGAAGAAATAAAAAAGTTACCCATGGATTTTCATATATCGAGCGATAATGAGAAGAAAATTGCTCCTGAATCCACTGAAAATGAAATAGTGATTGGTGTCGCTTTTGCAACTTATGTTGAATTACATAAGTTTATTGAAGAACATTACGACATCAAATTATAA
- a CDS encoding S41 family peptidase: MDDQNQNGLQPENNEQQVKVKPAGKYLRMKPFAFIMLIFLTILLTAGLTIFALTFGEQKVVEVKVPVERTEFKQLYEAYDALKEKYYEDIDEDQVIHGAINGLFDALGDPYSDYMDKEEATSFNDSLSSSFQGIGAEISERNGYIMIVSPIKNTPAEKAGLQPKDMVLSVDGKSVKGLSSTEAVLLIRGEKGTEVTLSIQRGEAEPFDVTIVRDDIPVETVYGDIDENGIAHFQITSFSENTAKELEKLLEEFEKQGMTSIILDVRQNPGGYLKAAIDISNLFVESGKPIVQIQEKGQEPSIVAADNRTKYNLPITVLIDEGSASASEILAGALKESVGAKLIGLTSFGKGTMQEVVYMEDGANLKFTTGKWLTPNGNWVNEKGIKPDVEVKYPDYASLPYIDPSQTFEVGATNPMIQTAERILEVLGYTPGTVDTTFTEESADALKKYQQDNKFEATGVLTGETTYALMDAISEKLKTDDPQILKAKELLGTTEATKE, translated from the coding sequence ATGGATGATCAAAATCAAAATGGGCTACAACCCGAAAACAACGAGCAGCAAGTAAAAGTAAAACCTGCGGGGAAATATTTACGCATGAAGCCATTTGCGTTCATTATGCTCATTTTTTTAACAATTTTACTTACAGCAGGTTTGACAATCTTTGCGCTTACGTTTGGTGAGCAAAAAGTTGTTGAAGTAAAAGTTCCAGTAGAGCGTACAGAATTTAAACAGCTGTATGAAGCGTATGATGCATTAAAAGAAAAGTACTATGAAGATATTGATGAAGATCAAGTAATTCATGGTGCTATCAATGGATTATTCGATGCATTAGGCGATCCATATTCTGATTATATGGACAAAGAAGAAGCAACATCGTTCAACGATAGCTTATCATCAAGCTTCCAAGGCATTGGTGCTGAGATATCAGAGCGAAACGGTTATATAATGATTGTTTCACCGATCAAAAACACACCTGCTGAAAAAGCAGGATTGCAGCCTAAAGATATGGTACTTTCAGTAGACGGCAAAAGCGTAAAAGGCTTGAGCTCTACAGAAGCGGTATTATTAATTCGTGGCGAAAAAGGTACTGAGGTAACCTTATCTATTCAACGTGGGGAAGCAGAACCGTTTGATGTAACAATCGTACGTGATGATATTCCAGTTGAAACGGTATATGGTGACATTGACGAAAATGGTATCGCACACTTCCAAATTACATCATTTAGCGAAAATACAGCAAAAGAGCTTGAGAAGCTACTTGAAGAATTTGAAAAACAAGGCATGACTTCAATCATTTTAGATGTTCGTCAAAATCCAGGTGGTTATTTAAAAGCTGCGATTGATATTTCAAACTTGTTTGTTGAATCTGGCAAACCAATTGTCCAAATTCAAGAAAAAGGTCAAGAACCATCAATTGTTGCGGCGGATAACCGTACAAAATACAACTTGCCGATCACGGTATTAATCGATGAAGGTAGTGCGTCAGCTTCGGAAATTTTAGCGGGTGCGTTAAAAGAATCAGTTGGTGCAAAACTTATTGGTTTAACATCATTCGGTAAAGGCACAATGCAAGAAGTTGTTTATATGGAAGATGGTGCAAACCTTAAATTCACAACAGGTAAATGGCTAACGCCAAATGGTAACTGGGTGAACGAAAAAGGAATTAAACCAGACGTAGAGGTGAAATACCCTGATTATGCGTCATTACCTTATATAGATCCTTCACAAACATTTGAAGTTGGGGCAACAAATCCAATGATTCAAACAGCAGAACGTATATTAGAAGTGCTTGGCTACACTCCAGGTACAGTCGATACAACGTTCACGGAAGAATCAGCGGACGCGTTAAAAAAATACCAACAAGATAATAAATTTGAAGCAACAGGCGTATTAACGGGTGAAACAACGTATGCGTTAATGGATGCAATTAGCGAAAAGCTAAAAACTGATGATCCACAAATTTTAAAAGCAAAAGAATTACTAGGTACTACTGAAGCAACAAAAGAATAA
- a CDS encoding IS3 family transposase (programmed frameshift) yields the protein MGTRVSYPVEVKMKAIEMRMANVPVKEVMEELDIRNYTQLKRWMHWYRNGEMHRLKQPVGKQYAFGKGPEFESETAKLQAENLELKQQIEVFKKVRGIGREVAPKVVLQLVEELKDVMPIGEICRHLGVGRSSYYRWRKDVDQSTQKEIRDQQIGDLCKQNKFRYGYRKIANLYPGVCRKTVQRVMQKYGWQCKVKVKKRKRTGQPAYVAPNLLARDFTASKPMEKLVTDITYLPFGQSMMYLSSILDVYNGEIVAQTTGIKQDTDFVLDTLYQLPKLPEGCILHSDQGSVYTSYAYQKAAKEKGITMSMSRKGTPADNSPIESFHSTLKSETFYLDDIYRTTNARVIQIVEEYITYYNNIRIQTKLNSQSPVQYRQLAA from the exons ATGGGAACAAGAGTCAGTTATCCAGTAGAAGTGAAAATGAAGGCAATTGAAATGCGAATGGCTAACGTACCGGTAAAAGAAGTAATGGAAGAATTGGACATTCGAAACTATACGCAGTTGAAGCGATGGATGCATTGGTATCGAAATGGTGAAATGCACCGTCTTAAACAACCAGTTGGTAAACAATATGCCTTCGGCAAAGGACCGGAATTTGAAAGTGAGACAGCCAAGCTACAGGCAGAGAATCTAGAGTTGAAACAACAGATTGAAGTTT TTAAAAAAGTACGCGGAATTGGAAGGGAAGTGGCGCCAAAAGTAGTACTTCAATTAGTTGAAGAATTAAAAGATGTTATGCCAATTGGTGAAATCTGTCGTCATTTAGGCGTAGGTCGCTCGTCATACTATCGTTGGAGAAAGGATGTGGATCAATCCACACAAAAGGAGATTCGAGATCAGCAGATTGGCGACTTGTGCAAACAGAATAAATTTCGATATGGTTATCGAAAGATTGCTAATCTGTACCCAGGAGTTTGTAGGAAGACTGTGCAGCGTGTTATGCAAAAATATGGTTGGCAATGTAAAGTAAAGGTGAAGAAACGGAAGCGTACCGGGCAGCCAGCATACGTCGCACCGAATTTATTAGCACGCGATTTTACAGCATCTAAGCCTATGGAGAAGCTAGTCACGGATATTACGTACTTGCCTTTTGGACAATCGATGATGTATCTTTCTAGTATTCTCGATGTCTACAATGGCGAAATTGTGGCACAAACTACTGGTATCAAACAAGACACTGATTTTGTGTTGGATACGCTCTATCAATTGCCTAAGCTACCAGAAGGATGCATTCTGCATAGTGACCAAGGCTCCGTTTATACATCCTATGCTTATCAAAAAGCAGCCAAAGAAAAAGGAATTACCATGAGCATGTCCCGCAAAGGCACGCCAGCTGATAATTCCCCAATCGAATCGTTTCATTCCACGCTAAAGTCTGAAACGTTCTATCTCGACGATATCTATCGCACAACGAACGCACGTGTGATACAGATTGTCGAAGAATACATTACTTATTATAACAATATCCGTATTCAAACGAAACTAAACAGCCAATCGCCGGTTCAATACCGTCAATTGGCTGCATAA